In one Pseudomonas sp. 31-12 genomic region, the following are encoded:
- the pseI gene encoding pseudaminic acid synthase: MTSFKIGNRSIGADAPPFIIAEMSGNHNQSLEVALQIVEAAAKAGAHALKLQTYTAETMTLDLSEGEFFIKDPNSLWAGSSLYALYEKAHTPWEWHAPIFARAKELGMLAFSTPFDDTAVDFLESLDVPAYKIASFENTDLPLIRRVAATGKPLIISTGMASIAELDETVRAAREAGCKDLVLLKCTSTYPATPANSNVRTIPHLRELFGCEVGLSDHSMGVGVSVAAVALGATVVEKHFTLDRAAGGVDASFSLEPAELASLVIETERAWQAMGQVHYGVTEAERKSLVYRRSLYVTQDMAAGEPFTVANLRAIRPGLGLAPKHVETLLGRRARQAIKRGTPLDWSLVE; encoded by the coding sequence ATGACCAGTTTCAAGATCGGCAACCGCTCGATCGGTGCCGATGCGCCGCCGTTCATCATTGCCGAGATGAGCGGCAACCATAACCAGTCGCTGGAGGTGGCGCTGCAGATCGTCGAAGCCGCGGCCAAGGCCGGCGCGCATGCCTTGAAGCTGCAAACCTACACCGCCGAGACCATGACGCTGGATCTGTCCGAAGGCGAGTTCTTCATCAAGGACCCCAACAGCCTGTGGGCCGGTTCTTCGCTGTACGCGCTGTACGAGAAAGCCCATACACCGTGGGAATGGCATGCGCCGATTTTCGCCCGGGCCAAAGAGTTGGGGATGCTGGCGTTCTCCACACCGTTCGATGACACGGCGGTGGATTTTCTCGAAAGCCTGGATGTGCCGGCCTACAAGATCGCCAGTTTCGAGAACACCGATCTGCCGTTGATCCGGCGGGTCGCTGCCACCGGCAAGCCGCTGATCATCTCCACAGGCATGGCCAGCATCGCCGAGCTCGACGAAACCGTGCGCGCCGCCCGTGAGGCCGGTTGCAAGGACCTGGTGTTGCTCAAGTGCACCAGCACCTACCCGGCGACGCCAGCCAACAGCAATGTGCGCACTATCCCTCATCTGCGTGAGTTGTTTGGGTGTGAAGTCGGTTTGTCCGATCATTCGATGGGCGTCGGAGTGTCCGTCGCGGCCGTGGCGCTGGGGGCGACGGTGGTGGAAAAACATTTCACCCTCGACCGTGCCGCCGGTGGGGTGGACGCCAGTTTCTCCCTGGAACCGGCCGAACTCGCCAGCCTGGTGATCGAAACCGAACGCGCCTGGCAGGCCATGGGCCAAGTGCATTACGGCGTGACCGAGGCCGAGCGCAAGTCTTTGGTATACCGCCGTTCGCTGTACGTCACTCAGGACATGGCCGCCGGTGAGCCTTTCACCGTCGCCAATCTGCGGGCCATCCGGCCTGGCCTGGGGCTGGCCCCCAAACACGTTGAAACCCTTCTGGGCCGCCGCGCCCGCCAAGCCATCAAGCGCGGAACGCCGCTGGACTGGTCATTGGTCGAATAA
- a CDS encoding motility associated factor glycosyltransferase family protein, which translates to MSEFFERNAEVIQRRWPAVAERLLTEDPGPLQADLVEGLGSTLSINGIQLTSRHDRTREAQLQAESLPVDSPVLHVYGAGLGDLQLELLQRSALIQLHVHILNGAVFALVLQLLDQQPWLSDSRVQLHYAGDLAEICLPFFALPSELVLADDYNARIRDRLISETHLTFNNREFDPDNPEIAARLLESVEQIRVDSDVAQLFATHAGQPMFVIATGPSLEQHFVTLRSIRSQTPRPLFVCVDTAYRPLIEHGIKPDVVVTIDQRISQRHLPPEDSANTTLVYMPLVDPAVLQAWQGKRYVAYSASPVFRDLREQLPRAGLFAGGSVIHPAVDLAVKMGASQITLFGADFAFPNNKTHAGWNDGDLGPQLGAARHWVLDGNGQRVKTQLNFRSYLSELERYIAAQPQVAFYNSSRAGAMIAGTTFHPEFSR; encoded by the coding sequence ATGAGCGAGTTCTTTGAGCGCAACGCCGAGGTCATACAGCGCCGCTGGCCGGCCGTGGCCGAGCGTCTGCTGACTGAAGATCCGGGCCCGTTGCAGGCCGATCTGGTGGAAGGGCTCGGCTCGACCCTGAGCATCAACGGCATTCAGCTGACCAGTCGCCATGACCGGACCCGCGAAGCACAGCTTCAGGCTGAAAGTCTGCCGGTCGACAGTCCGGTGCTGCATGTTTACGGCGCGGGGCTGGGTGATCTGCAACTGGAACTGCTGCAGCGTTCGGCGCTGATTCAGCTGCATGTGCATATCCTCAACGGCGCAGTGTTTGCGCTGGTCTTGCAATTGCTCGATCAGCAGCCGTGGCTCAGTGATTCGCGTGTCCAGCTGCACTACGCTGGTGATTTGGCTGAAATCTGTTTGCCGTTCTTTGCCCTGCCTTCAGAGCTGGTGCTGGCCGATGACTATAACGCCAGAATCCGCGACCGCTTGATCAGCGAAACCCATCTGACGTTCAACAACCGTGAGTTCGATCCGGACAATCCGGAAATAGCGGCACGCCTGCTGGAAAGTGTCGAACAGATCCGCGTCGATAGCGACGTCGCACAATTGTTCGCAACACACGCTGGCCAGCCGATGTTCGTCATCGCCACCGGCCCGAGCCTGGAACAGCACTTTGTGACCTTGCGATCAATTCGCAGCCAGACTCCGCGACCCCTGTTCGTTTGTGTCGATACCGCTTACCGGCCGCTGATCGAGCACGGCATCAAGCCGGATGTAGTCGTCACGATTGATCAGCGTATCTCGCAGCGTCACCTGCCTCCCGAGGACAGCGCAAATACCACGCTGGTTTACATGCCGCTGGTGGACCCTGCCGTATTGCAGGCCTGGCAAGGCAAACGTTATGTCGCCTACTCGGCAAGCCCTGTTTTTCGGGATCTGCGCGAGCAGCTCCCGCGGGCCGGGCTGTTTGCAGGCGGCAGCGTGATTCATCCTGCGGTGGACCTGGCGGTGAAAATGGGTGCCAGTCAGATCACGCTGTTCGGGGCTGACTTCGCGTTCCCCAACAACAAGACCCATGCTGGCTGGAATGACGGCGACCTTGGCCCGCAATTGGGCGCGGCTCGCCATTGGGTGTTGGACGGGAATGGGCAGCGGGTCAAGACACAGCTCAATTTCCGCAGCTACCTGAGTGAGCTGGAGCGCTATATCGCTGCGCAGCCACAAGTAGCCTTCTACAACAGCAGTCGCGCCGGGGCCATGATTGCCGGCACGACATTTCATCCGGAGTTCAGTCGATGA
- the pseF gene encoding pseudaminic acid cytidylyltransferase, with the protein MSCVAIIPARGGSKRIPRKNLKPFDGVPMIVRSIRTALESNLFDQVIVSTDDEEIAEVAQAHGAQVPFMRPAALADDFTGTAAVIVHALKQLPPFDYACCVYATAPLLQARYLRQGHELLVQHPDKSFAFSVSSFGFPVQRALTLDEQGALTSLYPEFRDTRSQDLPEAFQDAGQFYWGRSEAWLRGDVLFSPVSLPVILPRHLVQDIDTLEDWKRAEYLYAALKAGGELQ; encoded by the coding sequence TTGAGCTGCGTTGCGATCATTCCAGCCCGCGGTGGCAGCAAGCGAATCCCGCGCAAGAACCTCAAGCCGTTCGACGGCGTGCCGATGATCGTCCGTTCGATTCGCACGGCGCTGGAATCGAATCTGTTCGACCAGGTGATCGTCAGCACCGACGATGAGGAGATCGCCGAGGTCGCACAGGCCCATGGGGCTCAAGTGCCGTTCATGCGGCCCGCGGCGCTGGCCGACGATTTCACCGGGACCGCAGCGGTCATCGTGCACGCCTTGAAGCAATTGCCGCCGTTCGACTATGCGTGCTGCGTCTACGCGACGGCGCCCCTGTTGCAGGCGCGTTATCTGCGTCAGGGGCATGAGTTGCTGGTGCAGCATCCGGACAAGTCTTTCGCGTTTTCTGTCAGCAGTTTCGGCTTCCCGGTGCAACGGGCCTTGACCCTCGACGAGCAGGGCGCCTTGACCTCGCTCTACCCGGAATTTCGCGATACCCGCTCCCAGGACTTGCCCGAGGCCTTTCAAGACGCCGGCCAGTTCTACTGGGGGCGTAGCGAGGCCTGGTTGCGTGGCGATGTGCTGTTCTCGCCGGTGAGCCTGCCGGTGATTCTGCCGCGGCATCTGGTGCAGGACATCGACACCCTCGAAGACTGGAAACGCGCCGAATACCTCTACGCCGCCTTGAAGGCGGGTGGTGAGTTGCAATGA
- the pseB gene encoding UDP-N-acetylglucosamine 4,6-dehydratase (inverting), with the protein MFNGKSIFISGGTGSFGRNFIRRLLEQYQPKRVVVFSRDELKQYEMQQTFNAPCMRYFIGDVRDAERLRQAMRGIDYVVHAAALKQVPAAEYNPTECIRTNVNGAENIIAAAIDNGVKKVVALSTDKAASPINLYGATKLLSDKLFVAANNIAGEQQTRFAVVRYGNVAGSRGSVVPFFSKLIAEGAKELPITDERMTRFWITLDHGVQFVLDSFARMHGGEVFVPKIPSIRIVDLALGMAEHLPHKNVGIRPGEKLHELMVPLDDARMTLEFDDHYTIQPSIRFTSVDVDFAVDKLGEQGRPVSEDFEYRSDTNPHFLSVGQIADLHAELSA; encoded by the coding sequence ATGTTCAACGGTAAATCGATTTTCATCTCTGGCGGTACCGGCTCGTTCGGGCGCAATTTCATCCGCCGGTTGCTGGAGCAATACCAGCCCAAGCGTGTGGTGGTGTTTTCCCGCGATGAGCTCAAGCAATACGAGATGCAGCAGACGTTCAACGCGCCGTGCATGCGTTACTTCATCGGTGATGTGCGCGACGCCGAGCGTTTGCGTCAGGCCATGCGCGGCATCGATTACGTGGTACATGCCGCAGCCTTGAAACAAGTGCCGGCGGCGGAATACAACCCCACCGAATGCATCCGCACCAACGTCAACGGCGCGGAAAATATCATTGCAGCGGCCATCGACAACGGCGTAAAAAAAGTCGTCGCGCTGTCCACCGACAAGGCTGCCAGCCCGATCAACCTGTACGGCGCGACCAAGCTGCTGTCGGACAAACTGTTCGTGGCCGCCAACAACATTGCTGGCGAACAGCAGACTCGTTTTGCCGTGGTGCGCTATGGCAATGTCGCGGGCTCGCGGGGGTCGGTGGTGCCGTTCTTCAGCAAACTGATTGCCGAGGGCGCCAAAGAGCTGCCGATCACCGACGAGCGCATGACGCGTTTCTGGATCACCCTCGACCACGGCGTGCAGTTTGTGCTCGACAGCTTCGCCCGCATGCACGGCGGTGAAGTGTTTGTGCCGAAGATCCCGTCGATTCGCATCGTCGATCTGGCGCTGGGCATGGCTGAACATTTGCCGCACAAAAACGTCGGCATCCGTCCGGGGGAAAAACTCCATGAGCTGATGGTGCCGCTGGATGACGCGCGCATGACCCTGGAGTTCGATGATCACTACACCATTCAGCCGTCGATTCGTTTCACCAGCGTCGACGTGGATTTTGCCGTCGACAAATTGGGCGAGCAGGGCCGACCGGTGAGCGAAGACTTCGAGTACCGCTCCGACACTAATCCGCACTTTCTGTCGGTCGGCCAGATCGCCGACCTGCACGCGGAGCTGTCGGCATGA
- a CDS encoding flagellin domain-containing protein, producing the protein MALTVNTNTTSLNVQKNLNRASDALSTSMTRLSSGLKINSAKDDAAGLQIATRMTSQIRGQTMAIKNANDGVSIAQTAEGALQESSNILQRMREIALQARNDSNGTADRTALDKEYQQSIAELTRIAQSTNLNGKALIDGTAGAMEFQVGSNTTSDNQITLTLSTSFDASALGMTGTVISGVDNAANHTNVDASISAIDAALANINATRADLGAAQNRFSTTISNLQNINENASAALSRVQDTDFAAETAQLTKQQTLQQASTAVLAQANQLPSAVLKLLQ; encoded by the coding sequence ATGGCTTTAACAGTAAACACCAACACTACTTCGCTGAACGTTCAGAAAAACCTGAACCGTGCTTCCGACGCTCTGTCGACTTCGATGACTCGCCTGTCTTCCGGCCTGAAAATCAACAGCGCCAAAGACGACGCCGCCGGCCTGCAAATCGCTACCCGTATGACTTCGCAAATCCGTGGCCAGACCATGGCTATCAAAAACGCCAACGACGGTGTTTCGATCGCTCAGACCGCTGAAGGCGCTCTGCAAGAGTCGAGCAACATTCTGCAGCGTATGCGTGAAATCGCACTGCAAGCGCGAAACGACTCCAACGGCACTGCTGACCGTACCGCTCTGGACAAAGAATACCAACAGTCGATCGCTGAACTGACCCGTATCGCTCAGTCGACCAACCTGAACGGCAAAGCGCTGATCGACGGTACTGCTGGTGCGATGGAGTTCCAGGTAGGTTCGAACACTACTTCCGACAACCAGATCACTCTGACCCTGTCGACCAGCTTCGACGCCAGCGCCCTGGGCATGACCGGTACCGTCATTTCCGGCGTTGATAACGCAGCTAACCACACTAACGTTGATGCCTCTATCTCGGCTATCGACGCTGCTCTGGCAAACATCAACGCCACTCGCGCTGACTTGGGTGCTGCTCAGAACCGTTTCTCGACTACCATTTCCAACCTGCAGAACATCAACGAAAACGCCAGTGCTGCACTGAGCCGCGTACAAGATACCGACTTCGCTGCTGAAACTGCACAGCTGACCAAGCAACAAACTCTGCAACAAGCTTCGACCGCAGTTCTGGCCCAGGCCAACCAACTGCCATCCGCTGTACTGAAACTGCTTCAGTAA
- a CDS encoding flagellar protein FlaG — MDMSVKLNLSYPAAKPATTVADKPVEKPRADALVVAPVKDEQKKDAVSEQDKLKMAVQEIEKFVQSVKRNLEFSIDEPSGKVIVKVIASDSGEVVRQIPNEEVLKLANSLNDASSLLFSAKA; from the coding sequence ATGGATATGAGCGTGAAGCTGAACTTGTCTTATCCAGCTGCGAAGCCGGCGACGACTGTTGCTGACAAGCCGGTGGAGAAGCCTCGAGCCGATGCCCTTGTGGTGGCACCGGTCAAGGATGAACAAAAGAAAGACGCGGTATCCGAGCAGGACAAACTCAAGATGGCCGTTCAGGAAATTGAAAAGTTCGTTCAGTCGGTCAAGCGTAATCTGGAGTTCTCGATCGACGAGCCTTCAGGCAAAGTAATCGTCAAGGTTATTGCCAGTGACTCGGGTGAGGTGGTTCGCCAAATCCCCAATGAAGAAGTCCTGAAACTGGCTAATAGTTTGAATGATGCAAGCAGCTTGTTGTTCAGCGCGAAAGCCTGA
- a CDS encoding ketoacyl-ACP synthase III has protein sequence MIGIKSIASYVPVAGVDNYAQGAKFEKDEEFILGKIGSAFLPRKDAGQETSDLCVEAVNALFANNPELKREAIDVLIVVTQNGDEEGLPHTAAIVQDKLGLPTTVAAFDISLGCSGYVYGIYAIKGFMEAAGLKNGLLVTADPYSKIVDPEDRNTTMLFGDAATATWMGEDAPWQLGKAKFGTDGSGAPHLKVSDGVFFMNGRQVFNFALLKVPAHLHELLADSGLTADDIDAFCIHQGSAAIVDAVARRFEGEPEKFIKDMVETGNTVSSSIPLLLEKHVLDSEWQRVALSGFGVGLSWGSAIIYRP, from the coding sequence ATGATTGGCATAAAGAGCATTGCGAGCTACGTTCCTGTAGCCGGCGTGGACAATTACGCACAAGGTGCAAAATTCGAAAAGGATGAAGAGTTCATCCTGGGCAAGATCGGCTCGGCCTTCCTGCCGCGCAAAGATGCCGGTCAGGAAACCTCGGACCTGTGTGTCGAAGCAGTCAACGCGCTGTTCGCCAACAATCCCGAATTGAAGCGTGAAGCCATCGACGTGCTGATCGTCGTTACCCAGAACGGCGACGAAGAAGGTCTGCCACACACCGCCGCCATCGTTCAAGACAAACTGGGCTTGCCGACGACCGTGGCCGCGTTCGACATTTCCCTGGGCTGCTCCGGTTACGTCTACGGCATCTACGCCATCAAGGGCTTCATGGAAGCCGCGGGCCTGAAGAATGGCTTGCTGGTGACCGCCGATCCGTACTCCAAGATCGTCGACCCGGAAGACCGCAACACCACCATGCTGTTCGGCGATGCCGCCACCGCCACCTGGATGGGCGAAGATGCACCATGGCAGTTGGGCAAGGCCAAGTTCGGCACCGACGGTTCCGGCGCACCGCACCTGAAGGTTTCCGATGGGGTGTTCTTCATGAACGGCCGTCAGGTGTTCAACTTTGCGCTGCTCAAAGTGCCGGCGCATTTGCATGAGTTGCTCGCTGATTCGGGCCTGACAGCTGACGATATCGATGCCTTCTGCATTCACCAGGGCAGTGCGGCAATTGTCGACGCCGTGGCGCGGCGTTTTGAGGGTGAGCCTGAGAAATTCATCAAGGACATGGTCGAGACTGGCAATACCGTGTCGTCGAGCATTCCGTTGCTGCTGGAAAAACACGTGCTGGACTCGGAGTGGCAGCGGGTGGCGCTGAGTGGTTTCGGGGTAGGGCTGTCCTGGGGTTCGGCGATCATCTATCGTCCTTGA
- the pseG gene encoding UDP-2,4-diacetamido-2,4,6-trideoxy-beta-L-altropyranose hydrolase translates to MRVLIRADASPTIGSGHIARCLTLARVLRKQGAHVAFACRLLPGHRLHSLRAEGFETFALPERYPDEDPQQAIESMLPWQADIAALGQALESHPAFDWIIVDHYGLDHHWQTAARRWAPRIAAVDDLATRQYSVDLLLNQNLSGTSEAYASLLTPDCQTLLGPRFALLRDEFCCPAIEIKPRARRVLVNFGGFDAAMQTHHAMLALADLHELEVDFVAGADNPAWEQMQGLVDYRPNWRLHSFVSDFYQLMTEVDLFIGAGGGTSWERAAMGLPTICIAVANNQQANGEVMATSGAHVFLGNREQVSVEQLRLAIGFIVGNQGIRQSLAERSRQLVDGRGAQRVAAALAGAVLQVRRATQDDAQLLFEGRNAEAVRRWSLDTHVIDWQRHQAWLAASLSNPRRLLLIAEADDGPVGVLRYDLDDARAEVSIYLFESRIGLGWGRALLARGEAFVTVHWPQLEAITAQVLPANQVSLKVFRETGFTQSACAFTRVLKDHP, encoded by the coding sequence ATGAGAGTACTGATCCGCGCCGACGCGTCGCCGACCATTGGCAGTGGCCATATCGCCCGCTGCCTGACCCTGGCCAGAGTGTTGCGCAAGCAGGGCGCGCATGTTGCCTTCGCCTGTCGTCTGTTGCCGGGGCATCGGCTGCACAGTTTGCGTGCCGAGGGTTTCGAGACCTTCGCGCTGCCGGAGCGCTATCCCGATGAAGACCCGCAGCAGGCCATCGAGTCGATGCTGCCGTGGCAGGCGGACATTGCAGCGCTGGGGCAAGCATTGGAAAGTCATCCGGCTTTCGACTGGATCATCGTCGACCACTATGGTCTCGATCATCACTGGCAGACCGCCGCGCGCCGCTGGGCTCCGCGAATCGCGGCGGTGGACGATTTGGCCACTCGGCAATACAGCGTCGATCTGCTGCTCAATCAAAATCTGTCGGGCACCTCAGAGGCTTATGCCTCCCTGCTGACGCCCGATTGCCAGACCCTGCTCGGCCCACGGTTTGCCCTGCTGCGCGATGAGTTCTGTTGCCCGGCGATCGAGATCAAACCTCGGGCCAGGCGTGTGCTGGTGAACTTCGGCGGTTTCGATGCGGCCATGCAAACCCACCACGCGATGTTGGCACTGGCGGACCTTCATGAGCTGGAAGTCGATTTCGTGGCGGGTGCCGACAACCCGGCGTGGGAACAGATGCAGGGTCTGGTGGATTATCGTCCGAACTGGCGCCTGCACAGTTTTGTCAGCGATTTCTACCAGCTGATGACCGAAGTCGATCTGTTCATCGGTGCCGGTGGCGGTACCAGTTGGGAGCGAGCGGCCATGGGGTTGCCGACGATCTGCATTGCGGTCGCGAATAATCAGCAGGCCAACGGCGAGGTCATGGCGACCTCGGGGGCTCATGTGTTCCTGGGCAACCGCGAGCAGGTCAGCGTCGAGCAGTTGCGCCTGGCCATCGGTTTTATCGTGGGCAATCAGGGGATTCGTCAGAGTCTGGCCGAGCGCTCGCGGCAGTTGGTCGATGGTCGTGGGGCGCAGCGGGTAGCGGCAGCGCTGGCAGGGGCGGTGTTGCAGGTTCGTCGGGCCACTCAGGACGACGCGCAATTGTTGTTCGAGGGGCGCAATGCCGAGGCGGTACGGCGCTGGTCGCTGGACACTCACGTTATCGACTGGCAACGGCATCAGGCCTGGCTGGCCGCGAGCTTGAGCAACCCGCGGCGGTTGCTGTTGATCGCCGAGGCGGATGACGGCCCGGTCGGTGTGCTGCGTTATGACCTCGACGATGCTCGTGCCGAAGTCTCGATTTATTTGTTCGAAAGCCGAATCGGCCTGGGTTGGGGCAGGGCGCTGCTGGCGCGGGGCGAAGCCTTCGTCACCGTTCATTGGCCGCAACTGGAAGCCATCACCGCTCAGGTGCTGCCGGCCAACCAAGTATCGCTGAAGGTTTTCCGCGAGACCGGTTTCACTCAGAGTGCTTGTGCGTTTACACGCGTTTTAAAGGATCACCCATGA
- the pseC gene encoding UDP-4-amino-4,6-dideoxy-N-acetyl-beta-L-altrosamine transaminase, translating into MIPYGRQSLDQADIDAVVAVLQSDWLTQGPTIERFEQAMAERCQADFAVAVCNATAALHIACLAAGLGPGDRLWTTPNTFLASANCGRYCGAEVDFVDIDPLTWNIDACTLASKLEIAERDGKLPKVLVAVAFSGQSCDMRMIAELAERYGFTVIEDASHAVGASYAGRPVGCGEFAAMTVFSFHPVKIITSAEGGMVLTNRPELAERLQRLRSHGMTRDPAQMTEPSHGPWYYQQVELGFNYRITDLQAALGLSQLNKLDGFIERRRELAARYERLLAYLPLSLPSTQPEAESAWHLYVVRLQTERINLRHRQVFEGLRAAGVGVNLHYIPLHLQPYYRDLGFAEGDFPQAERYYAEAISLPLFPLLSDEQQDYVVEQLRRLILEE; encoded by the coding sequence ATGATTCCCTACGGTCGGCAAAGCCTCGATCAGGCAGACATCGATGCGGTGGTTGCCGTGTTGCAGTCCGACTGGCTGACGCAAGGGCCGACCATCGAGCGTTTCGAACAGGCCATGGCCGAGCGTTGCCAGGCCGATTTCGCGGTCGCGGTGTGCAATGCCACGGCGGCGTTGCACATTGCCTGTCTCGCCGCCGGCCTCGGGCCGGGCGATCGGCTATGGACCACGCCCAACACCTTCCTGGCCTCGGCCAACTGCGGTCGCTACTGCGGCGCCGAGGTCGATTTCGTCGACATCGATCCGCTGACCTGGAACATCGACGCCTGCACCCTGGCGTCGAAGCTTGAAATCGCCGAGCGCGACGGCAAGCTGCCGAAAGTGCTGGTGGCGGTGGCGTTCTCCGGGCAGAGCTGCGATATGCGTATGATCGCCGAACTGGCCGAACGCTATGGCTTTACGGTGATTGAGGATGCCTCCCACGCGGTTGGGGCGTCTTATGCCGGGCGTCCGGTAGGATGCGGTGAATTCGCGGCAATGACGGTGTTCAGTTTCCACCCGGTGAAGATCATCACCAGTGCCGAAGGCGGCATGGTGCTGACCAATCGCCCGGAACTGGCCGAGCGCTTGCAGCGCCTGCGCAGCCACGGCATGACCCGTGACCCCGCGCAGATGACCGAACCCAGCCACGGCCCCTGGTACTACCAGCAAGTGGAACTGGGCTTCAATTACCGCATCACCGACCTGCAAGCGGCCCTCGGTCTGTCGCAGCTGAACAAGCTCGATGGCTTCATCGAGCGTCGTCGTGAACTGGCGGCGCGTTATGAGCGGTTGCTGGCGTACTTGCCGCTGAGCTTGCCCAGCACGCAGCCCGAGGCCGAATCGGCGTGGCATCTGTACGTGGTGCGCTTGCAGACGGAGCGGATCAACCTCAGACATCGACAGGTGTTCGAAGGCTTGCGAGCGGCCGGGGTGGGTGTGAACCTGCACTATATTCCGCTGCACTTGCAGCCGTACTATCGCGACCTGGGTTTTGCCGAGGGGGATTTCCCCCAGGCCGAACGTTATTACGCCGAGGCCATCAGCCTGCCGCTGTTTCCTCTGCTGAGCGATGAACAACAGGACTATGTGGTCGAGCAATTGCGACGACTGATCCTTGAAGAGTAG
- the fliD gene encoding flagellar filament capping protein FliD: MASPILPGTGLGSGLDTGAIVKALVNADKAAKQNQIDRQTTTNTAQISGIGSLKSVLANFQTAIKNLGNTQTPAFLGYNATSADAKVLTAVASNTAVNGTYVVKVTNLATSSKVATAAFAGGASSAIPSGTLNITQNGVSSSVTIPAGATLQSVRDAINTQQGANGFSANIVTDSFGSRLVLGSTVTGAGSDITLSGIAGLEINAGQQMGATPTATSAGAIGEFAVDAKFTVDGLALTSKSNKVDAAISGLTLNLVAGGDATTTVTVGPNSDGLKKSIQAFVDAYNQVVTSVNALTKPSLDDDGKPTIAAALTGDPLARGILASIRQPLVTTGAGDKLTVLSQLGITTNQKTGALDFDSTKFATAMDTQKLGGEVQKLFLGDPTATGDAAKGLLTRMNDALTPYTVTGSEGILDARSTSLAKAKSNLANQQLALDRRIETLTAVLTKKYNDMDSLVGKLKATASNITSMFEAMNAQKNAS, encoded by the coding sequence ATGGCAAGTCCAATTCTACCGGGCACGGGTTTAGGCTCTGGCCTTGATACCGGTGCTATTGTAAAAGCCTTGGTGAACGCCGACAAAGCAGCCAAGCAGAACCAGATCGACCGTCAGACGACCACCAATACCGCGCAGATTTCCGGCATTGGTTCCCTCAAAAGTGTCTTGGCGAACTTCCAGACTGCAATCAAGAATCTGGGCAATACGCAAACTCCGGCATTCCTGGGCTACAACGCCACTTCCGCCGACGCGAAAGTATTGACCGCTGTAGCCAGCAACACGGCCGTCAACGGTACTTACGTGGTCAAGGTCACGAACCTTGCGACTTCGTCTAAAGTGGCCACCGCAGCCTTTGCCGGCGGTGCCAGCAGTGCCATTCCAAGCGGCACGCTTAATATCACGCAAAACGGCGTTTCCAGTTCTGTCACCATTCCGGCGGGCGCGACGTTGCAGTCGGTTCGCGATGCGATTAATACCCAGCAGGGTGCGAATGGCTTCAGTGCCAACATCGTGACTGACTCGTTTGGCTCGCGTCTGGTGTTGGGTTCCACGGTGACCGGTGCCGGTTCCGATATCACCCTCAGCGGTATCGCGGGTCTGGAGATCAATGCCGGCCAGCAAATGGGTGCAACACCGACAGCTACTTCGGCGGGTGCCATCGGCGAATTCGCGGTGGACGCCAAGTTCACGGTGGACGGGCTTGCGCTGACCAGCAAAAGCAACAAGGTTGACGCGGCCATTTCCGGCTTGACCCTGAATCTGGTCGCCGGTGGTGATGCAACCACAACGGTAACAGTCGGCCCGAACAGTGATGGTCTGAAAAAATCCATTCAAGCTTTCGTTGATGCTTACAACCAGGTTGTGACCAGTGTTAATGCGTTGACCAAGCCTTCCCTGGATGACGATGGCAAGCCGACCATTGCTGCTGCGCTGACCGGTGACCCGCTGGCGCGCGGCATTCTGGCATCCATTCGTCAGCCGTTGGTCACAACCGGTGCGGGTGACAAACTCACTGTTCTGTCGCAATTGGGTATCACCACCAATCAGAAAACCGGTGCGCTGGATTTCGATAGCACCAAGTTCGCCACCGCGATGGATACCCAGAAGCTCGGTGGTGAGGTTCAGAAGCTGTTCTTGGGGGATCCGACGGCCACTGGCGATGCCGCCAAGGGCTTGTTGACGCGCATGAACGATGCCCTTACCCCTTACACGGTCACGGGTAGTGAGGGTATTCTCGACGCCCGTTCGACCAGTCTGGCCAAGGCCAAGTCGAATCTGGCCAACCAGCAGTTAGCTCTGGATCGTCGTATTGAGACGCTGACGGCCGTGCTGACCAAAAAGTACAACGACATGGATTCTCTGGTCGGTAAACTCAAGGCCACTGCCAGCAACATCACTTCGATGTTCGAGGCGATGAACGCGCAGAAAAACGCCTCGTAG